In Balearica regulorum gibbericeps isolate bBalReg1 chromosome 14, bBalReg1.pri, whole genome shotgun sequence, one genomic interval encodes:
- the STK10 gene encoding serine/threonine-protein kinase 10, protein MAFANFRRILRLSTFEKRRSKEYEHVRRDLDPAEVWEVVGELGDGAFGKVYKAKNKETGALAAAKVIETKSEDELEDYMVEIEILATCDHRHIVKLLGAFYWDGKLWIMIEFCPGGAVDATMLELDRGLTEPQIQVICRQMLEALHYLHSKKIIHRDLKAGNVLLTQDGDIKLADFGVSAKNMKTLQKRDSFIGTPYWMAPEVVMCETMKDTPYDYKADIWSLGITLIEMAQIEPPHHELNPMRVLLKIAKSDPPTLSCPSKWSLEFRDFLKTALDKNPETRPSAAQLLEHPFVSKVTSNRALRELVAEAKAEVMEEIEDSRDEAEEDDSSESASPPGKHKRDPSEASQLSFDGEKPPDSSLPKATNGPVETGKETTDGQSDKVSDEGISSDNDKLESNQSTKTSSTTLATQGKPDIVSQPGRLGNSTEGDKQPKPGSKERKSVGERPESSHLENFTEEKLANGNLDSPALFPGSRSKGDSDSGSTSASESMDLTISLSADLSLNRESGSISLKDSQMHKKTLKRTRKFVVDGVEVSVTTSKIISEDEKKDEEMRFLRRQELRELRLLQKEEHRNQAQLNSKHQLQLEQMLRRFEQEMTAKKKFYDTELENLERQQKQQIEKMEQDHSLRRREEAKRIRLEQERDHVKFLEQLKQMKKEVKNEVEKLPRQQRKGNMKVKMDDFAQKKQTMEQEFLAKQKEDLELAMKNITAQNKKEICDKERECLNKKQQLMRDREACIWDLEEHQQQEKHQLIKQQLKDQYFLQRHELLRKHEKEREQMQRYNQRMLEQLKIRQQQEKARLPKIQRSEGKTRMAMYKKSLHIHSSGSASEQREKIKQFAQQEEKRQKAERLHQQQKHETQMKDMQAQCESNMNELQQLQNEKCHLLIEHETQKLKSLDENHNQHMKEWRDKLRPRKKALEDELNQKKREQEMFFKLSEEADGQTPASPTKHAKFVPFSSAESS, encoded by the exons GCTAAGAATAAGGAAACCGGTGCTTTAGCGGCTGCCAAAGTCATTGAAACAAAGAGCGAAGATGAACTGGAGGATTACATGGTGGAGATTGAAATACTGGCGACCTGCGATCACCGACACATCGTCAAGCTGCTGGGAGCGTTCTATTGGGATGGCAAGCTCTGG aTCATGATCGAGTTCTGCCCAGGCGGAGCAGTGGATGCCACTATGCTGG agctggaccGGGGCCTGACTGAACCCCAGATTCAAGTGATTTGCCGCCAGATGTTGGAAGCCCTCCATTACCTCCACAGCAAAAAGATCATCCACCGTGACCTGAAGGCAGGCAACGTGCTTCTCACCCAGGATGGGGACATCAAGCTTG CTGACTTTGGAGTGTCTGCCAAAAACATGAAAACCTTGCAGAAGCGAGACTCCTTCATTGGGACTCCTTACTG GATGGCCCCGGAGGTGGTGATGTGCGAGACCATGAAGGACACTCCGTATGACTACAAGGCGGACATCTGGTCCCTGGGAATCACACTGATCGAAATGGCCCAGATCGAGCCGCCCCATCATGAGCTCAACCCCATGAGAGTCCTGCTGAAGATTGCCAAGTCTGACCCCCCCACGCTCAGCTGCCCTTCCAAATG GTCCCTGGAGTTCAGAGACTTCCTGAAGACGGCGCTGGACAAGAACCCAGAGACCCGGCCCAGTGCTGCCCAACTGCTGGAG CATCCCTTCGTCAGCAAGGTGACCAGCAACCGGGCCCTGCGCGAGCTGGTGGCTGAGGCCAAGGCTGAGGTGATGGAAGAGATTGAGGACAGTCGAGATGAAGCGGAAGAAGATGACTCGTCAGAGTCTGCCTCG CCCCCTGGTAAGCACAAGCGGGACCCCTCTGAGGCGAGTCAGCTGAGTTTTGATGGGGAGAAGCCTCCGGACTCTTCCTTGCCCAAGGCAACGAATGGGCCTGTGGAGACTGGCAAGGAGACCACAGATGGACAGAGCGATAAAGTCTCAGATGAAGGCATAAGCAGTGACAATGACAAATTGGAGAGCAATCAGTCCACAAAAACTAGCTCTACCACCTTGGCCACCCAGGGCAAGCCAGACATCGTCTCGCAGCCTGGACGGTTGGGTAACTCAACGGAAGGGGACAAGCAGCCCAAGCCAGGCAGCAAGGAGCGAAAAAGCGTCGGGGAGCGACCAGAGAGCAGCCACCTGGAGAACTTCACGGAGGAGAAGCTTGCCAACGGGAACTTGGATTCTCCAGCTCTGTTCCCCGGCAGCCGGTCCAAAGGGGATTCGGATTCTGGCAGCACTTCAGCCTCTGAAAGCATGGACCTCACCATCTCCCTGTCTGCTGACCTGTCCCTCAACAGAGAGAGCGGCTCCATCTCCCTGAAG GATTCCCAGATGCACAAGAAGACGCTGAAGCGCACTCGCAAGTTTGTGGTGGATGGAGTAGAGGTGAGTGTCACCACCTCGAAGATCATCAGCGAGGATGAGAAGAAGGATGAAGAGATGAGATTTCTCAG GCGCCAGGAGCTGCGGGAGCTGCGTCTCCTTCAGAAGGAGGAGCACCGAAACCAGGCCCAGCTCAACAGCAAacaccagctgcagctggagcagatgCTCAGGCGCTTTGAGCAAGAAATGACT GCAAAGAAGAAGTTCTATGACACTGAACTGGAAAACCTCGAAcggcagcagaagcagcagattgAGAAGATGGAACAAGATCACTCACTGCGTCGGCGGGAGGAGGCCAAGCGCATTCGCCTGGAGCAGGAGCGGGACCACGTCAAATTCCTGGAGCAGCTGAAGCAGATGAAGAAGGAG GTCAAGAACGAGGTTGAGAAGCTGCCACGGCAACAGCGCAAAGGGAACATGAAGGTGAAGATGGATGACTTCgcccagaaaaaacaaaccatg gaaCAGGAGTTTTTGGCCAAGCAGAAGGAGGACCTGGAGCTAGCCATGAAGAATATAACTGCCCAGAACAAAAAAGAGATCTGTGACAAGGAACGCGAGTGCctgaacaaaaagcagcagctcatgAGAG aCCGGGAGGCATGCATCTGGGATCTCGAAGAGCATCAGCAACAGGAGAAACACCAGCTTatcaagcagcagctgaaggaccAGTATTTCCTCCAGAGGCATGAGTTGCTCCGGAAGCATGAGAAG GAAAGGGAGCAAATGCAACGATACAACCAGCGCATGTTAGAGCAGCTGAAAATtcggcagcagcaggagaaagccCGGCTCCCCAAAATCCAGCGGAGCGAAGGGAAGACACGCATGGCCATGTACAAGAAGAGCCTTCACATCCACTCCAGTGGGAGTGCATCTGAGCAGCGGGAGAAGATAAAACAG ttTGCTCAGCAAGAAGAGAAGAGGCAAAAAGCAGAGCGgctgcaccagcagcagaagcatGAGACACAGATGAAGGACATGCAGGCCCAGTGTGAGAGCAACATGAAtgagctccagcagctgcag AATGAAAAGTGTCACCTCTTGATTGAGCATGAAACACAGAAGCTTAAGTCCCTGGATGAGAATCACAACCAGCACATGAAGGAGTGGCGAGACAAGCTGAGGCCACGGAAGAAG GCCCTGGAGGATGAGCTGAACCAGAAGAAACGTGAGCAGGAGATGTTCTTCAAGCTGAGCGAGGAGGCGGATGGACAGACACCAGCATCCCCAACCAAACACGCCAAGTTCGTCCCGTTCAGCTCGGCAGAGAGCTCATAA